A region of Salvelinus namaycush isolate Seneca chromosome 9, SaNama_1.0, whole genome shotgun sequence DNA encodes the following proteins:
- the LOC120054107 gene encoding fibroblast growth factor 6-like, translated as MAIAQRFLISMSYEASTHWTLTAIVLLGFIVGIVSSYPIPSRTNATLLEKRWETLFSRSILGISGEKSDLNWENDYLLGIKRVRRLYCNVGIGFHLQVLPDGRINGVHNENQYSLIEISTVERGVVSLYGVRSELFVAMNSRGRLYGTAVFHDECKFRESMLPNNYNAYESSVYRGSYIALSKHGRLKRGKKATTAMTVTHFLPRI; from the exons ATGGCCATTGCGCAAAGGTTCCTCATCAGTATGTCCTACGAGGCCAGCACGCACTGGACGTTGACTGCGATTGTTCTCTTGGGGTTCATAGTGGGGATTGTGTCATCATATCCTATTCCAAGCAGGACAAATGCAACGTTATTGGAGAAAAGATGGGAGACCCTCTTCTCCCGCTCCATTCTGGGCATCTCGGGGGAGAAATCGGACCTGAACTGGGAGAATGACTATTTGCTAGGTATCAAAAGAGTCCGGAGGCTCTACTGCAACGTGGGTATCGGGTTTCACCTTCAGGTCCTCCCAGACGGCAGGATAAATGGTGTACACAATGAAAACCAGTACA GTCTAATAGAGATCTCAACGGTAGAGCGAGGAGTGGTTAGCTTGTATGGGGTAAGGAGTGAGCTGTTTGTCGCAATGAATAGCCGAGGAAGGTTATACGGAACG GCAGTCTTCCATGATGAGTGCAAGTTCAGAGAGAGCATGCTGCCAAACAACTACAACGCCTATGAGTCTTCCGTTTACAGAGGCTCCTACATTGCTCTCAGCAAGCATGGCCGTCTGAAGAGAGGCAAAAAGGCCACCACTGCCATGACTGTTACACACTTCCTCCCCCGAATATGA